A region of Dermochelys coriacea isolate rDerCor1 chromosome 1, rDerCor1.pri.v4, whole genome shotgun sequence DNA encodes the following proteins:
- the LOC119848929 gene encoding LOW QUALITY PROTEIN: putative olfactory receptor 52P1 (The sequence of the model RefSeq protein was modified relative to this genomic sequence to represent the inferred CDS: inserted 3 bases in 2 codons): protein MAAFNFTLSDPSXFMLTGIPGLEAAHIWISISFCMFYTISLLGNVTVLFVVGKEQTLHKPMYLLLCMLALTDIGMSTSVMPKALCIFWFNLKGITVGGCLTQMFFLHAVSVMKSAVIVIMAFDRYIAICNPLRYTTILTNTRIAKLGLVGLIRAVLFIFLPXLLLSRLPFCANRIIPHMHCDHMAVVKISCGDITINWTYGLVITFVVIGLDLTLIALSYSLVFRAVLRISSKKAHQKALNTCTAHICVILTACASCLFSNLTHRFGQGFASNVRIILANLYFLIPPMLNPIIYGVKTKELRDKVGKYICRI from the exons ATGGCAGCTTTCAACTTCACCCTGTCTGACCCTT AATTCATGCTGACGGGAATCCCTGGCTTGGAAGCTGCTCACATCTGGATTTCTATCTCTTTCTGTATGTTCTACACTATCAGCCTGTTGGGAAATGTCACAGTTCTGTTTGTTGTAGGCAAAGAGCAGACCCTGCACAAGCCGATGTACCTGCTGCTCTGCATGTTGGCGCTCACAGACATCGGCATGTCTACCTCTGTTATGCCGAAGGCACTGTgtatattttggtttaatttgaaAGGCATTACTGTGGGTGGCTGCCTCACTCAGATGTTCTTCCTTCATGCGGTTTCTGTTATGAAGTCAGCTGTCATTGTGATAATGGCCTTCGATCGCTACATTGCCATATGTAACCCTCTGAGATATACCACCATCCTCACCAACACACGAATAGCTAAGCTAGGGCTAGTGGGTTTGATACGAGCTGTTCTCTTCAttttcctgcc cctgctcctgagCAGGCTGCCATTCTGTGCCAACCGCATTATCCCCCACATGCACTGCGACCACATGGCTGTGGTGAAGATCTCGTGTGGGGACATCACAATCAACTGGACGTATGGTTTGGTGATAACATTTGTAGTCATCGGGTTAGACCTGACACTCATTGCCCTGTCCTACAGTTTGGTCTTCAGGGCTGTTCTCAGAATCTCCTCCAAGAAAGCCCACCAGAAAGCCCTCAACACCTGTACAGCCCACATCTGTGTGATCCTGACGGCCTGTGCTTCCTGCCTCTTCTCTAACCTGACCCACCGATTCGGTCAGGGCTTCGCTTCCAACGTGCGCATCATATTGGCCAACCTCTATTTCCTCATCCCTCCCATGCTCAACCCAATCATTTATGGGGTCAAAACAAAAGAGCTTCGTGACAAAGTGGGCAAATACATATGCAGAATATGA